AAGTATATGTATGTACAAAGTATGTACACTTCAATATATACTTTATATCTAACGCAATTCTTAAGCACACTCTAAGAATCGATTCTTTTCTTCTGTGCGCTGACTTATCATTTATCAATGTATGGACATATTGAACATACTTGATGActgtatttttcttttatttattgtcttCATTAAATCTATGATTTacaattatgacaaaaattcATTGAAGCAGCAATTtccaataattatttccaaacAGTTATTGACATAAATAGAACAGATTGTTTTTACAATGGTACAAAGATTTGGGTGCGCTGTGAAGTTACAAGCACAtgcatttatattatattattgtgtGAAGGCGCGGCGAACGCATTGGAATTTCATGTGGATTTAAGTTAAGACTTGGCAATTGGCAGCGAACAATCTCAGTGAAAATCACTCAGCTCGAGTTACTAGCATTGTTTTGTTTgaagaattaatttactacATCTTTaacattaacataaaaatgatagctaattaaaaatgcaaataTGTACAGTTAGATTATATTATAGTTTAGTTtagctttttatttttgcattaAGTTGTCCTTTCTAGTAAATATTGTTTAGCATCCAATGATCCGTAGTTGTAACTGTAACGACCGCTGTAGGACGCCCTTGACCAAGCACCAGCGCGATTAGAATAGCTGTTACACGCCATTAGAGAATTCATTCCGCTGGGCCTATCGATGGGCATATTTTGATTATCGAGTTCACTTGTAAACAAGCTTGTACTTTGGGATCTACCGCTATCTGTTAAAGACGCCCGTGACTCTCTTTCGGAGCTTACTTCCGTAAATGGTTTCGGATTTCGTGAACAACAGATGACGAATACTGATGCAGCTATTCCCTGTCGAAATATGGTTTGTTATTTACGGCTAGGTAATTTTGAATGAgcataaatttaacatttatattcaataagtGTACTTGCCACTAATAAATTAAGGATGACGATAAACATGGAGGCGTTACGGAAATTTATATTGTCCAGAAGGATTCCTCCAAGACTAGGACCAATAAAAGCACCAAGAGCAAAAGAACTTGTCCAGAGTGCACTGATTAATCCATAagtctcaaaattatttggaAATCCATGTGCtctaaagaaaagaaaaatttttattaaaaaatgttttaaaattgtttttggcTTAACTACAAAACTTTGACTGTCTGAAAGTAAAGTAGATCTTGGTACATATTGACGACTGGTAAAGTAACTTACATGGTTGTTTGTAGAGCGTCAGAGAAAGCTGCGACCAACTGAGCAGATAAACCGATCCCGTGGGTAACCAGACCACAGATTGTTACCCAAATGATTGTAGGGCATGGAATAAAAGGTGCTGGTCCAATTAAAGAAAATCCGATCATTATTAAGACGCAGCCTATAATAGTGACTAGCTACAAAGAATAAGAATTCAGTTTGGCTTCATGTCACCtgtttttgtgaaaaataagATAGCAATAGGATGATGATAtgatattaaataagtaaacaGTGTAAATACTCTTTAATTACTTTGGGTCGCATTCGCCGGTCGCACAACCATCCCCAAGCGGGCGCCGTAAGAGCATAAGTGCCTCCATTAAGCACAAACATCAACCCCAAAACGACTGGACTCAAATCAAACTGCCGTAAATGAGGTTCTAAAGTTGCCTGAAGGAAGCCGATGCTCATACTTGTGGCCATTATTGAAGCCGTTGATACTAACACACCCGGAATTCTTAATACTTTTGAGTACcctacaaaatttttccaatttgtaaaaatatttatgcatACCTTTTTCTGTTTACTTGGGCTTAGAAATTAAAACTTACCACCGAATTTCGGAGAATCTTGATCTGAATCATTGTGCATCGGAAGGATGAAAGCTGTCATAATTGCTGCAACAATAAGAGCAGAACCCAAAACAGCAAATGGCAATGTGTATCCACCGATCTaagaattacaaaaaaatattgctgctaaaaattttcaatttttgtggTATTAATCAtcgatgataataataataagttaaaatacttgatacaaagCACCGCCGACAGTTGGACCGACAATAAGTCCAAGTCCAAAAAATGTTTCGAGGCTCGCGAATGTTGTAGCGACGTTTTCAGGAAATTCCTTGGCAATTATGGCAAAACTGGCCGTGAGAAAAGCAGCATTCCCAAACGCTTCCAATATTCTTATAATAAAGGAAAGAGCTATGAAAGGATAGTGTCCGTCAACCTTGTCCAAAAGTCCAAAGAATATAGCACAAGTGCCTGTTGTTAAAATTCCACCGTTGAAAAGTAACTTGGGTCCGATCCTATTCAACTATTTGTAAGAATcggattaaattttgaaaaatttttttattttatgtgaaGTAGGTAACAGAATCTACTAACGTGTTGTCCATATACAGGGCTGATGAGGAAAACAATGAGctcaaaaattccaaatacAAGCCCATACTCTGACGGTGatgcattttttttctctgcctgaattaaatttattattattaacatattattacataatttaaattaaaaattttcggagTGAATGCGTAAGGGATGATTTtcaattgatttaaatttaactctCTCCAGGAGTACAATTCACTCCAAAGACGGATTTAAATTATATCcggagtaaattttttattttttttttttttttgaataaaattaaaaaataactttgagtatatttctttatttatattttatactgacgagaaaaaataatttggcacATAAAACTTGTTTTAGTTAAACAGATATCGATTTTAGTATAAAAACTCCGTACTCGGATGTTTTCCGGATCAAAATCCAGATTTATTCCGAAACT
This genomic interval from Cotesia glomerata isolate CgM1 linkage group LG1, MPM_Cglom_v2.3, whole genome shotgun sequence contains the following:
- the LOC123268011 gene encoding MFS-type transporter SLC18B1-like produces the protein MVGNFTKRQWLTLIVISIADFANAICVSLQAPFYPREAEKKNASPSEYGLVFGIFELIVFLISPVYGQHLNRIGPKLLFNGGILTTGTCAIFFGLLDKVDGHYPFIALSFIIRILEAFGNAAFLTASFAIIAKEFPENVATTFASLETFFGLGLIVGPTVGGALYQIGGYTLPFAVLGSALIVAAIMTAFILPMHNDSDQDSPKFGGYSKVLRIPGVLVSTASIMATSMSIGFLQATLEPHLRQFDLSPVVLGLMFVLNGGTYALTAPAWGWLCDRRMRPKLVTIIGCVLIMIGFSLIGPAPFIPCPTIIWVTICGLVTHGIGLSAQLVAAFSDALQTTIAHGFPNNFETYGLISALWTSSFALGAFIGPSLGGILLDNINFRNASMFIVILNLLVGIAASVFVICCSRNPKPFTEVSSERESRASLTDSGRSQSTSLFTSELDNQNMPIDRPSGMNSLMACNSYSNRAGAWSRASYSGRYSYNYGSLDAKQYLLERTT